In a single window of the bacterium genome:
- a CDS encoding VCBS repeat-containing protein: protein MVRSLTKAWFGAGSDEVVPNDYNGDGIWEVAVFRPSNGKWLVRGVTNAFYGVSTDLPVPGDYDGDGSADIALFRPSIGKWLVRGGLQTYYGFSTDVLVPADYGGDGTTDIAVFRPSNGKWLIRGLTSAYYGFATDTVVPGDYTGEGAADMAVFRPSNGKWLVRGGPTAYFGNSADTVQPGDYDGDGTWDFAVFRSASGKWLVRGVTAPYYGMATDQPVTNP, encoded by the coding sequence TTGGTCCGAAGCCTGACCAAGGCCTGGTTCGGGGCCGGGAGCGACGAGGTCGTCCCCAACGACTACAACGGGGACGGGATCTGGGAAGTAGCGGTTTTCCGGCCTTCCAACGGGAAATGGCTGGTGAGGGGAGTGACGAACGCCTTCTACGGGGTCTCTACCGACCTGCCCGTCCCTGGGGACTATGATGGCGACGGTTCGGCCGACATCGCCCTGTTCCGGCCTTCTATTGGGAAGTGGCTGGTACGGGGCGGTCTTCAGACCTACTACGGGTTCTCCACCGACGTCCTGGTCCCGGCCGACTACGGTGGGGACGGGACCACAGACATCGCCGTTTTCCGGCCTTCCAACGGGAAGTGGCTCATCCGGGGCCTGACCTCGGCCTACTACGGGTTCGCCACCGACACTGTCGTCCCCGGAGACTACACCGGGGAGGGAGCCGCGGATATGGCGGTCTTCCGTCCCTCCAACGGGAAATGGCTGGTCAGGGGCGGCCCCACCGCCTACTTCGGTAACTCGGCGGACACGGTCCAGCCGGGAGACTACGACGGGGACGGAACCTGGGACTTCGCCGTCTTCCGATCCGCCTCGGGGAAATGGCTGGTGCGAGGGGTGACGGCTCCCTACTACGGAATGGCTACCGATCAGCCGGTCACGAACCCCTGA
- a CDS encoding type II toxin-antitoxin system RelE/ParE family toxin, producing MSALTKRATVYLEPALHKALRLQSIETSRAVSRTSGKNCSAMARCNVIARTALPKDLTGIPKKDILGILGAIESLADDPRPKGTRKISGQERYRLKQDGCRILYEIEDDRRIVCGVRVGHRRDVYR from the coding sequence ATGAGCGCACTGACGAAACGAGCGACAGTCTATCTTGAACCCGCCCTGCATAAGGCGCTTCGCCTGCAGTCCATCGAAACCTCGCGGGCGGTTTCGAGGACTTCGGGAAAGAACTGCAGCGCGATGGCACGCTGTAACGTCATCGCCCGCACGGCGCTCCCCAAGGACCTCACAGGCATCCCCAAGAAGGATATCCTGGGCATCCTGGGCGCGATCGAGTCTCTGGCGGACGACCCGCGCCCCAAGGGGACCAGAAAAATTTCCGGTCAGGAGCGCTACCGCCTCAAGCAAGACGGCTGCCGCATTCTCTACGAGATCGAGGACGACCGTCGTATCGTCTGCGGCGTCAGAGTGGGACATCGCCGAGACGTCTACCGCTGA
- the pabB gene encoding aminodeoxychorismate synthase component I — MHGFKISDGTVVLHDPAERRWLLFQHPLQTLAARRPEDVAGVLIEAQRQVEDNRRHAAGFVAYEAAPAFDPAFAVRAAGDFPLAWFGMYEEARPVSLPAAATDGAEPIPWEASVSREEYRSAIRRIKRRIRDGDTFQVNYSYRLEAPFAGDPWALFSAMIRAQGAHYGAFMLLEDWAVCCASPESFFRLRRDELVCRPMKGTAPRGLGQTDDLRQAAWLRDSEKNRAENVMIVDMVRNDVGRIAVPGSVQVPRLFQVEKYPTLWQMTGTVACRTRAGIPEIFQALFPAASITGAPKVRTMEIVAEVERSPRKIYTGSIGFLAPGRRAQFNVAIRTVLIDRRRHRAEYGVGGGIVWDSVDDDEFEECATKAKVLTEGMPDFSLLETLLWTPENGYFLLDRHLERLGESAAYFSRSVDPEAIRRKLAALARGLAPYPHRIRLTVPPRGAPVVESRPLPPPAGAYRIRLAPAPANSRDPFLYHKTTHRRVYERAAAGCPECDDTLLWNERGEITESCIANVAVESGGRLLTPPVSCGLLPGTYRAALLRQKKIEEAVIRVEDLRAASRVYLMNSVRGLWEATLVRDGDEPPPAGRRRGSQGVAEAGGGAFSPRQ; from the coding sequence ATGCACGGTTTCAAGATCAGTGACGGCACCGTCGTACTCCACGATCCCGCGGAGCGGCGGTGGCTGCTTTTTCAACATCCCCTGCAGACTCTCGCGGCGCGCCGCCCCGAGGACGTCGCCGGCGTGTTGATCGAAGCGCAACGGCAGGTGGAGGACAACCGCCGCCATGCGGCGGGGTTCGTGGCCTACGAGGCCGCTCCCGCCTTCGATCCGGCGTTCGCGGTCCGAGCGGCGGGCGATTTTCCCCTGGCCTGGTTCGGCATGTACGAGGAGGCGCGGCCCGTTTCGCTCCCGGCGGCCGCGACGGACGGAGCGGAGCCGATCCCTTGGGAAGCCTCCGTCTCCCGGGAAGAGTACCGTTCGGCGATCCGCCGGATCAAGCGCCGGATCCGCGACGGGGACACCTTCCAGGTCAATTACTCGTACCGCCTGGAGGCCCCCTTTGCCGGGGACCCCTGGGCCTTGTTTTCCGCCATGATCCGGGCCCAGGGGGCGCATTACGGCGCTTTCATGCTCCTGGAGGACTGGGCCGTCTGCTGCGCCTCGCCGGAGTCGTTCTTCCGACTCCGCCGGGACGAGCTGGTCTGCCGGCCGATGAAGGGAACGGCCCCGCGAGGCTTGGGGCAGACGGACGACCTGCGCCAGGCAGCCTGGCTCCGAGATTCCGAAAAGAACCGGGCGGAAAACGTCATGATCGTCGACATGGTGCGAAACGACGTGGGGCGCATCGCCGTCCCCGGGAGCGTGCAGGTCCCCCGCCTCTTCCAGGTCGAGAAATATCCGACGTTGTGGCAGATGACCGGCACCGTCGCCTGCCGGACCCGGGCGGGGATACCGGAGATCTTCCAAGCCTTGTTCCCGGCGGCTTCGATCACCGGCGCCCCCAAGGTGCGCACCATGGAGATCGTCGCCGAGGTGGAGCGTTCGCCGCGCAAAATCTACACCGGCTCCATCGGGTTTCTCGCCCCGGGGCGCCGGGCCCAGTTCAACGTGGCGATCCGGACGGTCCTGATCGACCGGAGACGCCACCGCGCCGAATACGGGGTCGGCGGCGGCATCGTCTGGGACTCCGTGGACGACGACGAATTCGAGGAATGCGCCACCAAGGCGAAGGTCCTGACGGAGGGGATGCCGGACTTCTCCTTGCTCGAAACCCTTCTCTGGACCCCGGAGAACGGCTACTTCCTGCTCGATCGCCACCTGGAGCGCCTCGGGGAGTCGGCCGCCTATTTTTCGCGGTCGGTCGATCCGGAGGCGATCCGGCGCAAGCTGGCCGCGCTCGCCCGCGGCCTGGCGCCGTATCCGCACCGAATCCGCCTGACGGTCCCCCCGCGGGGAGCGCCCGTCGTGGAATCCCGGCCCCTCCCCCCGCCCGCCGGGGCCTACCGTATCCGCCTGGCCCCGGCGCCGGCGAATTCGCGCGACCCGTTTCTCTACCATAAGACCACTCACCGGCGGGTCTACGAGCGCGCGGCGGCCGGATGCCCGGAGTGCGACGACACGCTGCTCTGGAACGAGCGGGGGGAGATCACCGAGTCCTGTATCGCCAACGTGGCCGTGGAAAGCGGAGGCCGGCTGCTGACGCCCCCCGTTTCCTGCGGGCTGCTTCCGGGAACGTATCGGGCCGCGCTCCTGCGGCAGAAAAAGATCGAAGAGGCGGTTATCCGCGTCGAGGATCTCCGGGCCGCTTCGAGAGTCTACCTGATGAATTCCGTGCGCGGACTGTGGGAAGCGACCCTCGTCCGCGACGGCGACGAGCCTCCGCCGGCCGGCCGGCGGAGGGGGAGTCAGGGGGTCGCGGAAGCGGGCGGAGGCGCCTTTTCCCCCAGGCAGTAG
- a CDS encoding PQQ-binding-like beta-propeller repeat protein → MTGPDVGCRNLDAVTATAYSNQAPFRIGRRRIPIGALCLSIVGCLGYPAAAVAQAADWPMYLHDIGRNGGAGPIPDNPEVLWDHKVPFNQSVAWPAMTDRSLFFSTTKGYVYRLDLATGDQLWKKSIHGRPGNVVVGAGKVLVENRAKLGGELFCLSPEDGSAIWKTPIPGRWIYSPIVYRGKVYCVSGYGDDELFCLDAATGAIEWSKKAKGVIKTSPLPMDGSIYFGTIDKYLYRVDAVDGTFLWEERYPDRVTGSVSGDGGNIYFACHDDILYCLNGKSGEAVWKKRLLEPQKLTPVLSGGKLVFGSPDRRVHCLDAATGNELWSFLVGDPMISSPVVREGKVLMGMENGYLYCLALDDGRLLWKRSVKSKLVFSPILGGGKIIVGAASMKIYCLGEKAPPPASATP, encoded by the coding sequence ATGACCGGCCCCGACGTCGGGTGCCGCAATCTTGATGCCGTGACCGCAACCGCATATTCAAACCAGGCCCCTTTCCGCATCGGTCGGCGACGCATCCCCATCGGGGCGCTCTGCCTGTCCATAGTGGGTTGTTTGGGGTATCCGGCGGCGGCCGTCGCCCAAGCCGCCGATTGGCCGATGTATCTTCACGACATCGGTCGAAACGGTGGGGCGGGTCCCATCCCGGATAATCCCGAAGTGCTCTGGGATCATAAAGTCCCTTTCAACCAGAGCGTGGCCTGGCCGGCCATGACCGATCGCAGCCTGTTCTTTTCCACCACGAAGGGCTATGTCTATCGCCTCGACCTGGCCACCGGCGACCAGCTCTGGAAAAAGAGCATCCACGGCCGCCCCGGGAACGTGGTCGTGGGGGCCGGAAAAGTGTTGGTCGAGAACCGCGCCAAGCTGGGGGGAGAGCTGTTCTGCCTTTCTCCCGAAGACGGGTCGGCGATCTGGAAGACCCCCATCCCGGGCCGGTGGATTTACAGCCCGATCGTATACCGGGGGAAGGTCTACTGCGTTTCGGGTTACGGCGACGACGAACTTTTCTGTCTCGACGCGGCTACGGGAGCGATCGAATGGTCGAAGAAAGCCAAGGGGGTGATCAAGACCAGCCCCCTGCCCATGGACGGGAGCATTTACTTCGGGACTATCGATAAATACCTATACCGCGTGGATGCCGTCGACGGGACCTTTCTCTGGGAAGAACGTTACCCCGATCGCGTTACCGGATCGGTCTCCGGCGACGGCGGGAACATCTATTTCGCCTGCCACGACGACATCCTCTATTGCCTGAACGGGAAGAGCGGGGAAGCGGTGTGGAAGAAACGGCTCCTGGAGCCTCAGAAGCTGACCCCGGTTTTGTCCGGGGGAAAGTTGGTCTTCGGGTCTCCCGACCGCCGGGTCCACTGCCTGGACGCCGCCACCGGCAACGAACTCTGGTCGTTTCTGGTCGGCGACCCCATGATCTCCTCTCCGGTGGTGCGCGAAGGCAAGGTCCTGATGGGCATGGAAAACGGTTATCTCTACTGCCTGGCCCTGGACGACGGCCGGCTGCTGTGGAAGAGAAGCGTTAAATCGAAACTGGTCTTTTCCCCCATCCTCGGGGGCGGGAAGATCATCGTCGGCGCCGCCAGCATGAAGATCTACTGCCTGGGGGAAAAGGCGCCTCCGCCCGCTTCCGCGACCCCCTGA
- a CDS encoding histone deacetylase family protein translates to MINIRRVYSSELPNDRNRIEQVGEIFRQNFPHAAPDADLIPDLLDNPFRYGYRTILLVSETALGKVTGFSLFLHFPEIDSSFLDYIAVKAGTRGGGLGSALYEATRECLSQLKSRGLYLEVLPDDPALVDDPAQLEENRRSLRFYEQYGVRPIAGTLYDFRAGKLPAGYLLFDGLGRSEPLGRAEARAAARLIISRKHGATVGRDYIERVVESFIADPVEFRPPRYRRSADRFAPVAPSRLLKSFALVSSGSHVAHLVRQAGYVERPARVGAILEAVSKLELFGTVPVKHFGENFIRAVHDGDFVSYLKAVCRKLEGSRPVYPYVFPIRRPEKRPKDLALRAGYYCIDTFTPLDRNAYQAARSAVDVALTAAEEVLAGRRVAFALCRPPGHHAGKRTFGGFCYFNNAAIAAHHLSRTGRVAVLDIDYHHGNGTQDIFYDRSDVLTVSIHGHPNIAYPHFSGFSDEKGEGPGKGFNHNFPLPEHAAGKAYGEAFEKAAAAIARFRPVFLVLSLGLDLLKGDPTGSFTVPVGLLAGIGNRLGELGVPLLVVQEGGYSIRNLKRGVPALFTGIAGSRAVGYP, encoded by the coding sequence ATGATCAATATCAGGAGAGTCTACAGCAGCGAACTGCCCAACGATCGCAACCGGATCGAGCAGGTCGGAGAGATCTTCCGGCAGAACTTCCCCCACGCCGCTCCCGACGCGGACCTGATCCCCGACCTTCTCGATAACCCCTTCCGATACGGGTACCGGACCATCCTGCTCGTCTCGGAAACCGCCTTGGGCAAGGTCACCGGCTTTTCCCTCTTCCTGCACTTCCCCGAGATCGACAGCTCGTTTCTCGACTACATCGCCGTCAAGGCGGGCACCCGCGGAGGAGGGCTGGGCAGCGCCCTCTACGAGGCGACGCGGGAATGCCTGAGCCAACTCAAATCGCGCGGTCTCTACCTCGAGGTACTCCCCGACGACCCGGCCCTGGTCGACGACCCGGCCCAGTTGGAGGAGAACCGCCGCAGCCTGCGGTTTTACGAGCAGTACGGCGTGCGCCCCATCGCCGGGACGCTCTACGATTTTCGCGCGGGGAAGCTCCCCGCCGGCTACCTGCTCTTCGACGGACTGGGCCGGAGCGAGCCCCTGGGCCGGGCCGAGGCCCGGGCCGCCGCCCGCCTGATCATCAGCCGCAAACACGGCGCCACCGTCGGCCGGGATTACATCGAACGCGTGGTGGAATCCTTCATCGCCGACCCGGTCGAGTTCCGGCCCCCGCGCTACCGCCGGAGCGCGGACCGTTTCGCCCCCGTGGCTCCCAGCCGCCTGCTCAAGTCCTTCGCCCTGGTCTCGAGCGGGAGCCACGTCGCCCACCTCGTCCGCCAGGCCGGGTACGTCGAGCGCCCGGCCCGGGTGGGGGCGATCCTGGAGGCGGTTTCCAAGCTGGAGCTGTTCGGCACCGTGCCGGTGAAGCACTTCGGGGAAAACTTCATCCGCGCCGTCCACGACGGGGATTTCGTCAGTTACCTCAAGGCGGTCTGCCGGAAACTGGAAGGGTCCCGCCCGGTCTACCCCTATGTGTTCCCCATCCGCCGGCCGGAGAAGCGCCCCAAGGACCTGGCCCTGCGGGCGGGTTACTACTGCATCGACACCTTCACGCCGTTGGACCGCAACGCCTATCAGGCCGCCCGCAGCGCGGTCGACGTCGCCCTCACCGCCGCGGAAGAGGTGCTGGCCGGGCGGCGGGTGGCCTTCGCCCTCTGCCGCCCCCCGGGGCACCACGCCGGGAAACGGACCTTCGGCGGGTTCTGCTACTTCAACAACGCGGCGATCGCCGCCCACCACCTGAGCCGGACGGGCCGGGTGGCGGTGCTGGACATCGACTACCACCACGGGAACGGGACGCAGGATATCTTTTACGACCGTTCCGATGTTCTCACCGTCTCCATCCACGGGCACCCCAACATCGCCTATCCGCACTTCAGCGGTTTTTCCGACGAGAAAGGGGAGGGGCCCGGCAAAGGTTTCAACCACAACTTCCCCCTCCCGGAGCACGCCGCCGGGAAGGCGTACGGGGAAGCCTTCGAGAAGGCGGCCGCCGCCATCGCGCGCTTCCGCCCGGTCTTCCTGGTCCTCTCCCTGGGCCTGGATTTGCTCAAGGGCGACCCCACCGGCTCCTTCACGGTCCCGGTCGGCCTGCTGGCCGGAATCGGCAACCGCCTGGGCGAACTGGGCGTTCCCCTGCTCGTGGTCCAGGAGGGGGGCTACAGCATCCGCAACCTCAAGCGGGGGGTCCCGGCCCTCTTCACCGGCATCGCCGGTTCCCGCGCGGTCGGCTATCCCTGA
- a CDS encoding amino acid permease — MNGNRDKPTAEKGYSFGTFGGVFTPSLLTILGVIMFLRFSTVVGYAGLWNALLILAAAKVITLVTGLSISSISTNMRVKGGGAYYLISRSLGPEFGGVIAIFFFVAQAVAVALYVVGFTEAVFSAFPGISLSFLEVGTLTNIAVFLCVYIGAGWTIRVQYVILAVLFLSILSFFIGAGTGFSPDVLRTNLTPAWAADYSWLAVFALFFPAVTGIMAGVNMSGDLKQPSRSIPNGTFAAIGVSALIYAGIAFLLAASVPRAELLGDGFVMEERAFSGALIYAGVFAATLSSALGSMMGAPRILQAFARDDIFRGLRGFGRSSGPAGDPRRAIILTFLISQAGVFAGDLDTIAPVITMFFLMTYGAVNLACFYESITRNPSFRPTFRLNHWSVALLGALGCLGVMFLIDALWALAAMVLAGAIYFLIARAEIMVKWGDLGSGLAYQRARNALLRLEAARYHPKNWRPSILALSGGAYNRIHLADYACWLTEDNGIVSIGQIIRGDLDDLVSRQREAEGLLRKFIRDENLDAFPVVVVGENIHAAVQGLLQCHGLGGLRPNTLLLGWSQDPERTGIFAGMLSLTKRMGRSIVVVACKEKDKEERAAVPEGAINVWWTNERNGGLMLMLAYLLSRNPEWRNRPIRILRPVPPKADADNVAKEMREMLALARIDAELEIMPTESPLEAVREAMMPSAVLFAGFEPPDEDPVGVWMGFLRQTVDLPGDVLLVYNAGDVSLQA; from the coding sequence ATGAACGGGAACAGAGACAAACCGACCGCCGAAAAGGGTTATTCGTTCGGAACCTTCGGCGGGGTCTTCACGCCGAGCCTGCTGACGATCCTCGGCGTGATCATGTTCCTGCGGTTCAGCACCGTCGTGGGCTACGCCGGACTGTGGAACGCGTTGCTGATCCTGGCCGCGGCGAAGGTCATCACCCTGGTCACGGGCCTTTCGATTTCTTCCATCTCGACGAATATGCGGGTCAAGGGCGGAGGGGCTTATTACCTGATCAGCCGCAGCCTCGGTCCCGAATTCGGGGGAGTCATCGCCATCTTCTTCTTCGTCGCCCAGGCCGTGGCCGTGGCGTTGTACGTCGTCGGCTTCACCGAGGCCGTCTTCTCCGCGTTCCCCGGCATTTCGCTCTCCTTTCTCGAGGTGGGCACGCTCACCAACATCGCGGTTTTCCTCTGCGTCTATATCGGCGCCGGGTGGACGATCCGCGTCCAGTACGTCATTCTGGCCGTGTTGTTTCTGTCCATCCTCTCGTTCTTTATCGGCGCCGGGACGGGCTTCTCCCCGGACGTCCTCCGAACCAACCTCACTCCGGCCTGGGCGGCGGATTATTCCTGGCTCGCGGTCTTCGCGCTGTTTTTCCCGGCGGTCACCGGGATCATGGCCGGGGTCAATATGTCCGGGGACCTCAAGCAACCCAGCCGGTCCATCCCCAACGGCACCTTTGCCGCCATCGGGGTTTCCGCCCTGATCTATGCGGGCATCGCCTTCCTGCTCGCCGCCAGCGTCCCCCGCGCCGAACTGCTGGGCGACGGATTCGTGATGGAGGAGCGCGCCTTCTCGGGGGCGCTGATATACGCCGGCGTCTTCGCCGCCACCCTCTCCTCGGCCCTGGGCAGCATGATGGGCGCGCCCCGTATCCTCCAGGCTTTCGCCCGAGACGATATCTTCCGCGGCCTCAGGGGGTTCGGGCGCAGCAGCGGGCCGGCCGGCGATCCGCGGCGGGCCATCATCCTCACCTTCCTGATCTCCCAGGCGGGCGTCTTCGCCGGCGACCTCGATACCATCGCACCCGTCATCACGATGTTCTTCCTGATGACCTACGGCGCCGTCAACCTGGCCTGTTTTTACGAGAGCATCACCCGCAACCCCAGTTTTCGCCCCACCTTCCGCCTCAACCACTGGTCCGTCGCCCTGTTGGGCGCCCTGGGCTGCCTCGGAGTCATGTTCCTGATCGACGCCCTCTGGGCCTTGGCGGCCATGGTGCTGGCGGGGGCGATCTACTTCCTGATCGCGCGCGCCGAAATCATGGTGAAGTGGGGCGACCTCGGCAGCGGCCTGGCCTACCAGCGCGCCCGCAACGCGCTGTTGCGCCTGGAAGCGGCACGCTACCACCCCAAGAACTGGCGGCCGTCCATACTCGCCCTCAGCGGCGGGGCCTACAACCGCATTCATCTCGCCGACTACGCCTGCTGGCTCACCGAAGACAACGGCATCGTCTCCATCGGGCAGATCATCCGCGGCGACCTCGACGACCTGGTCTCGCGCCAGCGCGAAGCCGAAGGACTCCTGCGCAAATTCATCCGCGACGAAAACCTCGACGCCTTCCCGGTCGTGGTGGTGGGCGAAAACATCCATGCCGCCGTCCAGGGGCTCCTGCAATGCCACGGGCTGGGGGGGCTGCGCCCCAACACCCTTCTGCTGGGCTGGAGCCAGGACCCCGAACGGACCGGAATCTTCGCCGGCATGCTCTCCCTGACCAAGCGGATGGGGCGCAGCATCGTCGTCGTGGCCTGCAAAGAGAAGGACAAGGAGGAGCGCGCCGCCGTCCCCGAAGGCGCCATCAACGTCTGGTGGACCAACGAGCGCAACGGGGGGCTGATGCTGATGCTGGCGTACCTGCTGAGCAGGAACCCCGAATGGCGCAACCGGCCCATTCGCATCCTCCGCCCCGTTCCGCCCAAGGCCGACGCCGACAACGTCGCCAAAGAAATGCGGGAGATGCTGGCCTTGGCCCGCATCGACGCCGAACTCGAGATCATGCCGACCGAGTCTCCCCTCGAGGCCGTCCGCGAAGCCATGATGCCGTCCGCCGTTCTCTTCGCCGGATTCGAGCCTCCGGACGAGGATCCCGTCGGGGTGTGGATGGGCTTTCTCCGGCAAACCGTCGACCTCCCCGGAGACGTCCTGCTGGTCTACAACGCCGGAGACGTCTCTCTCCAGGCGTAA